One segment of Drosophila ananassae strain 14024-0371.13 chromosome 3R, ASM1763931v2, whole genome shotgun sequence DNA contains the following:
- the LOC6497554 gene encoding general transcription factor IIH subunit 3: MEAETSSKEAESSIDLLVIVLDTNPSQHIVRQNPQNLTQILEAVIAFGNAHLMQKAQNKLAVLSCSHHATNFLYPLPRRQVELRQVDGQYEAFSLVEKTVKQQLGSILMNAPRLNGPSESLLAGSMSMALCYISRLQRNVTSGVKMHSRILVLTGSNECASQYMTFMNVFFTAQKLGIVIDTCALDKTLSLLQQGCDITSGQFLKVTQLEGLLQYLLWVFLPAPQMRHKLVLPPPPKVDYRASCFCHRELIDIGYVCSVCLSVFCKYSPICTTCHTIFKTPGPLPIKGKKKKKTDKQ; this comes from the exons ATGGAAGCAGAAACATCAAGCAAAGAAG CCGAGTCGAGCATCGACTTACTGGTCATCGTGCTGGACACAAATCCATCGCAGCATATAGTTCGCCAGAACCCACAGAACCTCACTCAAATCCTGGAGGCAGTGATTGCATTCGGAAATGCACATCTCATGCAGAAGGCCCAGAATAAGCTGGCGGTTTTGTCCTGTTCCCACCATGCCAC AAATTTCCTGTATCCTCTGCCGAGGCGTCAAGTAGAACTTCGTCAAGTCGATGGTCAGTATGAAGCCTTCAGTCTCGTGGAGAAGACTGTGAAACAGCAGCTGGGCAGCATTCTGATGAACGCACCACGTCTAAATGGTCCTAGCGAAAGTCTCCTGGCTGGCAGCATGTCCATGGCCCTTTGTTATATCTCCAGA CTCCAGCGCAACGTGACCTCAGGCGTAAAGATGCATTCCCGTATCCTGGTTTTGACCGGCAGCAACGAGTGTGCTTCACAATATATGACATTTATGAATGTATTTTTTACGGCCCAGAAATTGGGCATTGTGATCGACACCTGCGCTCTGGACAAGACCCTAAGCTTGCTCCAGCAGGGCTGTGATATTACCTCCGGCCAGTTCCTCAAAGTCACTCAGCTGGAGGGCCTGCTACAGTATCTACTCTGGGTATTTCTTCCCGCACCTCAGATGCGTCATAAGCTGGTTCTGCCGCCGCCTCCAAAGGTGGACTACAGAGCTTCTTGTTTCTGTCATCGTGAACTGATTGACATTGGATATGTCTGCTCGGTTTGCCTATCCGTCTTCTGCAAATACAGTCCTATTTGCACCACTTGCCA CACAATATTCAAGACTCCTGGACCATTGCCTATCAAAggaaagaagaaaaagaaaaccgATAAGCAGTAA
- the LOC6497979 gene encoding 5-methylcytosine rRNA methyltransferase NSUN4: MLRVRSIVLLPRRWKSGAKKRWNVLQNKKNNCDRALENFDDFYGSVYGSRWKNMRAALLTRHKYIALVNNFGDTEQTCSMLEMDGAINMKSLINLAQERLKETSSEPMPAQGQSRHEIEGKLDTLLRKQQEREVSSIYPSLGDDGLPGTLPQQLKFDNLEQKPKDELQEILPFEQSLTKALEEDVRLDENRLVDPQFGTGGLYEYMPAHSIKGMEDWVAESEHYKYYQTSADFPLKIEQETSFQYPEHLSLYTYEMGNCSDFKAPKKCLTGVLSHFMMDGGSTLPPLFLQVQPGERVLDACASPGGKSLVMLQTLHVDQLVCNDIQESRLNKLRKVMQEYLFDFKERWAGKRLIFSQSDARNLGDYDSFDKILVDVPCTTDRHVLNEQDNNIFKPTRIKERLRIPELQAGILTNCLRLLRPGGSLVYSTCSLSPIQNDGVVHMALQKAFAEHNITATIKDLSQQTALFSDVFKFEHPKGLKYGQMVVPYLPANFGPMYFSKITRNS, from the coding sequence atgttgAGGGTACGCAGCATCGTCCTGCTGCCAAGAAGATGGAAGAGCGGGGCCAAAAAGCGATGGAATGTCCTGCAGAACAAGAAGAACAACTGCGACAGGGCGCTGGAGAACTTTGATGACTTCTACGGATCCGTGTACGGCAGCCGGTGGAAAAACATGCGGGCAGCATTACTTACCCGGCACAAGTACATCGCTTTGGTGAACAACTTTGGGGACACGGAGCAGACCTGCAGCATGCTGGAAATGGACGGGGCTATCAATATGAAGTCACTGATTAATTTGGCCCAGGAACGCCTAAAAGAAACTAGTAGCGAGCCCATGCCGGCTCAGGGGCAATCTCGTCATGAGATTGAAGGAAAACTAGATACCTTGCTGCGAAAGCAACAGGAGCGAGAGGTCTCCTCAATATATCCAAGTCTCGGAGATGATGGTCTCCCTGGAACATTGCCACAGCAACTAAAGTTTGATAACTTGGAGCAAAAGCCAAAGGATGAGCTTCAGGAAATTCTACCTTTCGAACAGAGCCTAACCAAGGCCCTGGAGGAGGATGTCCGGTTAGATGAAAACCGTTTAGTAGATCCCCAGTTCGGCACTGGCGGCTTATACGAGTACATGCCCGCTCACAGCATAAAGGGAATGGAGGACTGGGTGGCCGAATCGGAGCACTACAAATATTATCAAACCAGTGCGGATTTTCCACTAAAAATTGAGCAGGAAACTTCATTTCAGTACCCAGAGCACCTCTCACTTTATACTTATGAGATGGGCAACTGCTCCGACTTCAAGGCACCCAAAAAGTGTCTCACCGGCGTGCTCTCCCACTTCATGATGGACGGAGGGTCCACGTTGCCGCCGCTCTTCCTGCAGGTTCAACCCGGCGAACGAGTTCTAGACGCCTGTGCTTCTCCTGGAGGCAAATCCCTAGTCATGCTGCAGACCCTGCACGTCGATCAGTTGGTGTGTAACGACATCCAGGAATCCCGCCTGAACAAACTGCGCAAGGTGATGCAGGAGTACTTGTTCGACTTCAAGGAACGCTGGGCAGGCAAGCGCCTCATCTTCAGCCAGAGCGATGCTCGGAATCTTGGCGATTACGACAGTTTTGACAAGATCCTGGTGGATGTGCCTTGCACGACGGATCGCCACGTTCTCAACGAGCAAGATAACAATATTTTCAAACCCACGCGAATCAAGGAACGTCTGCGCATCCCCGAACTCCAAGCCGGTATCCTAACCAATTGCTTGCGGCTTCTTCGGCCTGGTGGCAGCTTAGTCTACTCCACCTGTTCGCTATCGCCCATTCAGAACGATGGTGTGGTTCACATGGCTCTGCAAAAGGCTTTTGCGGAGCATAACATAACGGCAACTATCAAGGATCTGAGCCAGCAAACAGCGCTCTTCAGCGATGTTTTTAAGTTCGAGCATCCTAAGGGGCTCAAGTACGGACAGATGGTGGTCCCCTATCTCCCAGCCAACTTTGGCCCCATGTATTTCAGTAAAATAACGAGAAATTCTTGA
- the LOC6497978 gene encoding sialin, producing the protein MPAEVFARGSILGKYVPARCVMAVLGSIGMAIISGLNVNLNVAMRYMVNYTAMYGAPDAAYATNSTSNRPKDGPFNWHSMMQANLLTCYFLGYLVQIPLARIAEKFSAKWLMFFSVAFNVVPCLLTPVLAKLHYGCLILMRVLQGIGGGASFPAMHVMIASWTPPTERTAMSTIIYVGTYVGSALSIIMGTFLAEQWGWESVFYVMGTPSYIWMGFWLILIQDNPNKQRFISPEERQMINRSLGTEVNEEHNRAVPWKKIFKSSPFWAILIAHTCTNFGWTMFFDIPWFIRSVLDRGFEENNYKMCYLNLIIFMVFLGMLLHYLQTNGKISATCARKIATSICALIPGACLIILCFVKSNQNVVVALMTVGIVAMGAKIPGFMSNHIDIAPNFAGTLVALTNTVATLPGIVVPIFVGVITSDSTNIGSWLIVFGVTIVLFAIEFLVFIIFGSAREQSWNKITEENEVEQIPLKETTKPKCEA; encoded by the exons ATGCCAGCGGAAGTTTTTGCCCGAGGCAGTATATTGGGCA AATATGTACCCGCCCGGTGCGTGATGGCCGTCTTGGGATCCATTGGCATGGCCATCATCTCTGGCCTAAACGTGAATCTCAATGTGGCAATGCGTTATATGGTAAATTACACAGCAATGTATGGAGCTCCAGATGCGGCTTATGCGACAAACTCGACAAGCAATCGTCCAAAAGACGGCCCTTTTAATTGGCATTCAATGATGCAGGCAAACCTTTTGACCTGCTACTTTTTGGGGTATCTTGTACAGATTCCACTTGCCCGCATCGCCGAGAAGTTCTCGGCCAAGTGGCTCATGTTTTTCTCCGTGGCATTCAATGTGGTCCCCTGCCTGCTAACCCCGGTTCTTGCCAAACTGCACTACGGCTGCCTTATCCTGATGCGAGTTCTACAAGGAATCGGCGGAGGAGCCTCTTTCCCGGCTATGCACGTCATGATTGCCTCGTGGACACCACCCACAGAACGCACGGCCATGTCCACCATCATCTACGTGGGAACGTACGTCGGTAGTGCTCTCTCCATTATAATGGGCACGTTTCTTGCCGAGCAGTGGGGCTGGGAATCCGTCTTCTACGTGATGGGTACTCCCAGCTACATTTGGATGGGCTTTTGGCTTATACTTATTCAGGATAATCCCAACAAGCAGCGATTTATCAGTCCTGAGGAGCGGCAAATGATAAACAGATCTCTTGGCACGGAAGTAAATGAAGAACACAACCGGGCGGTACCATGGAAGAAGATCTTCAAGTCCAGTCCATTCTGGGCCATCCTGATTGCTCACACTTGCACCAACTTTGGCTGGACCATGTTCTTCGACATTCCTTGGTTCATAAGATCAGTCCTAGATCGAGGATTTGAAGAGAACAATTATAAAATGTGTTATTTAAACTTGATCATCTTTATGGTTTTCCTCGGAATGCTGTTGCACTATCTCCAAACCAATGGCAAGATTAGCGCCACATGTGCCCGCAAAATTGCCACTTCTATTTGCGCATTAATTCCGGGAGCGTGCCTTATCATCCTTTGCTTTGTAAAAAGCAATCAAAACGTTGTTGTGGCCCTAATGACGGTGGGAATTGTGGCCATGGGAGCCAAGATTCCGGGATTCATGTCTAACCACATCGACATCGCCCCCAATTTCGCCGGAACCCTGGTGGCGCTGACCAATACTGTGGCTACTCTTCCTGGCATTGTGGTGCCAATCTTTGTGGGGGTTATAACCTCGGATAGT ACAAATATTGGATCCTGGCTTATTGTTTTCGGAGTTACCATAGTATTGTTCGCCATTGAGTTCCTGGTCTTTATTATTTTCGGTTCTGCAAGAGAACAGTCCTGGAACAAGATAACAGAAGAAAACGAAGTGGAACAGATTCCTCTGAAGGAAACAACCAAACCGAAATGCGAGGCTTGa
- the LOC6497977 gene encoding sialin has translation MPEEVAAKGSILGKCVPSRYVLAIMGSIGMAIVYGLKVNLSVAMVAMVNHTAVHNLASNKTVSNTTSANEYEVCLPPGGSTAAPAAQDGPFVWSEPLQGTLLSCYFWGYLVSQIPLAHVAENFSAKWVMLFSVAINVACTLLTPVLTNLHYGGLILMRVMEGIGGGASFPAMHVMIASWAPPTERMVMSTIIYVGTSAGTALSILMAGVLSEQWGWESVFYVMGALSCIWMVLWIILVQDNPNKQRFISPEERQMINSSLGTEVKEEHHPAVPWKKVFKSIPFWAILIAHTCSNFGWYMFLIEIPFYMKQVLKFNVASNATLSAMPYFPMIIFSICLGKLLDSLQAKGKISTTFARKTATSICTLIPGACLIVLCFIGCRHYEAVTVMSVGIVAMGAMFSGFLSNHIDIAPNFAGTLVALTNTAATLPGIVVPLFVGYVTKGNQNIGAWRIIFGVTIVLFAIEFLVFVIFGSGQEQSWNKTSEAENKDEKTPLKNITKLKT, from the exons ATGCCGGAGGAAGTTGCCGCCAAAGGCAGCATTTTGGGCA AATGTGTGCCCTCCCGCTACGTGCTAGCCATAATGGGGTCCATTGGCATGGCCATCGTCTACGGCCTAAAGGTGAATCTCAGCGTGGCAATGGTGGCTATGGTTAACCACACAGCAGTCCACAATTTGGCGTCAAATAAAACTGTTAGTAACACGACCAGCGCGAATGAATATGAGGTGTGCCTCCCGCCAGGAGGCTCCACCGCAGCACCTGCTGCGCAAGATGGTCCTTTTGTCTGGAGCGAGCCCCTTCAAGGCACCCTGCTGAGCTGCTACTTCTGGGGCTATCTGGTCTCACAGATTCCACTGGCCCATGTCGCCGAGAACTTCTCGGCCAAGTGGGTGATGCTGTTCTCCGTGGCAATCAATGTGGCCTGCACCCTGCTGACTCCGGTGCTCACCAATCTTCACTATGGCGGACTTATCCTGATGCGAGTTATGGAGGGTATCGGCGGAGGAGCCTCTTTCCCGGCTATGCACGTCATGATTGCCTCCTGGGCACCACCCACCGAACGCATGGTCATGTCCACCATCATCTACGTGGGCACTTCGGCCGGCACTGCTCTCTCCATTTTGATGGCCGGTGTTCTCTCCGAGCAGTGGGGCTGGGAATCAGTCTTCTATGTGATGGGTGCTCTCAGCTGCATTTGGATGGTTCTCTGGATTATTCTCGTTCAGGATAATCCCAATAAACAGCGATTCATCAGTCCCGAGGAGCGCCAAATGATCAACAGCTCTCTTGGCACGGAAGTTAAGGAGGAACACCACCCGGCTGTGCCATGGAAGAAGGTCTTCAAGTCCATTCCGTTCTGGGCCATCCTGATTGCTCACACTTGCAGCAACTTTGGCTGGTACATGTTCCTCATCGAGATTCCGTTCTACATGAAGCAGGTCCTTAAGTTCAACGTGGCCAGTAATGCGACCCTGAGTGCCATGCCATACTTCCCCATGATTATCTTCAGTATTTGCCTCGGAAAGCTGCTTGACAGTCTCCAGGCCAAGGGCAAGATCAGCACCACTTTTGCCCGCAAAACCGCCACTTCTATTTGTACATTAATTCCTGGAGCCTGCCTGATCGTCCTTTGCTTCATTGGATGCCGCCACTACGAGGCCGTGACAGTCATGTCAGTGGGTATTGTGGCCATGGGAGCCATGTTCTCGGGCTTCCTGTCCAACCACATCGACATTGCCCCCAATTTCGCCGGAACCCTGGTGGCGCTGACCAACACCGCGGCCACTCTTCCTGGCATTGTGGTGCCACTCTTTGTGGGATATGTGACCAAAGGAAAC CAAAATATTGGAGCCTGGCGTATCATTTTCGGAGTAACCATAGTATTGTTCGCTATTGAGTTCCTGGTCTTTGTTATCTTCGGCTCAGGACAGGAACAGTCCTGGAAcaagacatcagaggccgaaAATAAGGACGAGAAGACCCCGCTGAAGAACATAACCAAGCTAAAAACCTAG